Below is a genomic region from Persephonella sp..
GGCCTCTCTTGACATGGAAAAGGGAGGAGAAATTGCAAAAAATCTATACAGCATATATGAGTTTTGTCTTGAGGAGTTAATAAAAGCTAATGCCACAAATGATAAGGAAAAAATCAAACAGATAATAGAAGTTTTGACTCCTATTTACGAAGGATTTAAAGAAGCAGTTAAAAAAATAAGGGAATAATTCTATGGATATTCTTGTAATTTTGAACAATCAAAAATTAAGGTTAGAAGAGATAAAAGATCCAGATGAGCTAAAAGAGCTTGTTGACCAGCTAAGGAATATATCAGATGAAGATATTAAAAAATCTATCAGCAGTGAAAACATTCAAAAAATAAACAGCCTAATTAATGAGATACTTCAAAAGGTTGATCAACTAAAAAAAGAAACAATATCTGAGATAAAAGAGTCTGGAGAAAAAGTCAAAGGAGTTAGAGAATACCTGAAAAATATTTGATTAATCAAAATATTTTAAAAGGCTCAGATCTTTATTTTGAGCTATAGATGCAAGGAGAGCCTGATATGCTGTTCTTGCTTTCTCAAGCTCGGTTATGG
It encodes:
- the fliS gene encoding flagellar export chaperone FliS, coding for MTNPYAAYVKSSESVETKEELLIKVFEEILSLLNISIYAIEEGDIKTKAENLTKVTDAVAVLQASLDMEKGGEIAKNLYSIYEFCLEELIKANATNDKEKIKQIIEVLTPIYEGFKEAVKKIRE